From uncultured Roseateles sp., the proteins below share one genomic window:
- a CDS encoding LysR substrate-binding domain-containing protein — translation MLNATFRQLRVFCEVAKALSFARAAEALHLTPPAVTMQVKELESQLGLPLFERRGRQVSLTTAGEYFLVYARRLLATLKEADDAMARFKGAESGLLSVGLVSTAKYFVPQLLARFHDEHPGVEVKLSVCQNREQLVALLQTGEVDLAVMGRPPKELATRAEPFAAHPQVFVAAPTHPLSALDHVPLEALANQRFIAREAGSGTRNVMDIFFREHQLAPRITMEMPSNETIKQAVIAGMGVTFLSLHTLGLELRAGVLKLLDVEHTPVMRTWNLVRMQSKLLSPAAEAFRYFMLEHAEQHLLLHDTTLLNRGSA, via the coding sequence ATGCTGAACGCCACCTTCCGCCAGCTGCGCGTGTTTTGCGAGGTCGCCAAGGCGCTGAGCTTTGCGCGGGCAGCCGAGGCGCTGCACCTGACGCCGCCGGCGGTGACCATGCAGGTCAAGGAGCTGGAGTCGCAGCTGGGTCTGCCGCTGTTCGAGCGCCGGGGCCGGCAGGTCTCGCTGACCACCGCGGGCGAGTACTTCCTGGTCTACGCCCGCCGCCTGCTGGCCACGCTGAAGGAGGCCGACGACGCGATGGCCCGTTTCAAGGGCGCCGAGAGCGGCCTGCTGTCGGTGGGCCTGGTCAGCACCGCCAAATACTTCGTGCCCCAGCTGCTGGCACGCTTCCATGACGAGCACCCCGGCGTCGAGGTCAAGCTCTCGGTCTGCCAGAACCGCGAGCAGCTGGTGGCCCTGCTGCAGACCGGCGAGGTGGACCTGGCCGTGATGGGCCGCCCGCCCAAGGAACTGGCCACCCGCGCCGAGCCCTTCGCCGCGCACCCGCAGGTGTTCGTGGCCGCGCCCACGCATCCGCTGTCGGCGCTGGACCACGTGCCACTGGAGGCGCTGGCCAATCAGCGCTTCATCGCCCGCGAGGCCGGGTCGGGCACGCGCAATGTGATGGACATCTTCTTCCGCGAACACCAGCTGGCGCCGCGCATCACGATGGAGATGCCCAGCAACGAGACCATCAAGCAGGCGGTGATCGCTGGCATGGGGGTAACCTTTTTGTCACTGCACACGCTCGGGCTGGAGCTGCGCGCCGGGGTGCTGAAGCTGCTGGACGTCGAGCACACCCCGGTGATGCGCACCTGGAACCTGGTGCGCATGCAGAGCAAGCTGCTGTCACCGGCGGCCGAGGCGTTTCGCTACTTCATGCTCGAACACGCGGAACAGCATCTGCTCCTGCACGACACCACACTGCTGAATCGCGGCAGCGCCTAG
- a CDS encoding alpha/beta hydrolase, giving the protein MKIPSFLRRSLLPALISAAAALALQPAQAQAPMAMASAHPVAYKAIKVDGLNIAYREAGNPANPKLVLLHGFPAGSHQYRDLIRSLSDKFHVIAPDYPGFGLSDMPDPKTYNYSFDGISEVVEHFLKAKGFEHYGLFVQDYGGPVGMRIVGRNPKALDWLIVQNSNAYEVGFTAAWDGFRGALWKNRSAETEKPLAAFLTHDAIKSIYLHGAENPDLISPDNWESDSAFMQRPHAVRVNLDLFYDYRTNVELYPKWQAFLREQQPKTLIFWGQTDIFFTPAGGEAFLKDLPKAEMHRLKAGHFAVEDHLDYISNQMHRFYAEKVDAGMQMGKGH; this is encoded by the coding sequence ATGAAGATTCCCAGTTTCCTGCGCCGCAGCCTCTTGCCGGCGCTGATTTCCGCAGCCGCCGCGCTGGCGTTGCAGCCTGCGCAAGCGCAGGCTCCCATGGCCATGGCCTCGGCTCACCCGGTGGCTTACAAGGCCATCAAGGTCGACGGACTGAACATTGCCTACCGCGAGGCCGGCAATCCGGCCAACCCCAAGCTGGTGCTGCTGCACGGCTTTCCGGCCGGCTCGCACCAGTACCGCGACCTGATCCGCTCGCTGTCCGACAAGTTCCACGTCATTGCGCCCGACTATCCCGGCTTCGGTCTGAGCGACATGCCCGACCCCAAGACCTACAACTACAGCTTTGATGGCATCTCCGAGGTGGTGGAGCACTTCCTCAAGGCCAAGGGCTTCGAGCACTACGGCCTGTTCGTGCAAGACTACGGCGGTCCGGTGGGCATGCGCATCGTGGGGCGCAACCCCAAGGCGCTGGACTGGCTGATCGTGCAGAACAGCAATGCCTACGAGGTCGGCTTCACGGCTGCCTGGGATGGGTTCCGAGGTGCGCTGTGGAAGAACCGCTCGGCAGAGACCGAAAAGCCACTCGCGGCCTTCCTCACGCACGATGCCATCAAGAGCATCTATCTGCATGGCGCGGAGAACCCCGATCTGATCAGCCCCGACAACTGGGAGTCCGATTCGGCCTTCATGCAGCGGCCCCATGCCGTGCGCGTGAACCTGGACCTGTTCTACGACTACCGCACCAACGTCGAGCTCTACCCGAAGTGGCAGGCCTTTCTGCGTGAGCAGCAGCCCAAGACCCTGATCTTCTGGGGCCAGACCGACATCTTCTTCACGCCGGCCGGCGGCGAGGCCTTCCTGAAAGACCTGCCCAAGGCTGAGATGCACAGGCTGAAGGCGGGGCACTTCGCGGTGGAAGACCATCTGGACTACATCTCGAATCAGATGCATCGCTTCTATGCCGAAAAGGTCGATGCCGGGATGCAGATGGGCAAGGGCCACTGA
- a CDS encoding carboxymuconolactone decarboxylase family protein, translated as MSRLSIPTVDQSLEAAKPLLAAVEKQLGVVPNLMKLVGHSPAGLEGYLALSGALAKGRLSVQLRERIALTVAEFNGCDYCLSVHSYLATNLVKITASEIAAARDGRSDDARTAAALHFARRVAESRGRVSDADLAALRAADFDEASVIEIVLNVALNVLTNYVNNVALTDIDFPEVKAAA; from the coding sequence ATGTCCCGTCTCAGCATCCCCACTGTCGACCAATCGCTCGAAGCCGCCAAGCCCCTGCTGGCCGCCGTCGAGAAGCAACTGGGTGTCGTGCCCAATCTGATGAAGCTGGTCGGCCACAGCCCGGCCGGGCTGGAAGGCTATCTGGCCCTGAGCGGCGCGCTGGCCAAGGGCCGGCTGAGCGTGCAGTTGCGCGAGCGCATTGCGCTGACCGTCGCCGAGTTCAACGGCTGTGACTACTGCCTGTCGGTCCACAGCTACCTGGCCACCAACCTGGTCAAGATCACGGCGAGCGAAATCGCCGCCGCCCGCGACGGCCGCTCAGACGATGCCCGCACCGCCGCGGCACTGCACTTCGCCCGCCGCGTGGCCGAGTCGCGGGGACGCGTGTCCGACGCCGACCTGGCTGCCCTGCGTGCCGCCGATTTCGACGAGGCCAGCGTGATCGAAATCGTCCTCAACGTCGCCCTCAATGTGCTGACCAACTACGTCAACAACGTGGCGCTCACCGACATCGATTTCCCCGAGGTCAAAGCCGCAGCCTGA
- a CDS encoding LysR family transcriptional regulator — MDRLHLINVFVAVVEASGFAGAARKLNISPPAVTRAIGELEAHLGARLLTRTTRVVRVTEAGARYVEDCRRILAELAEADESVIGLHGAPRGRLTVTAPMLFGALHVTPVVTEFLQRYPEVTASCWFLDRVVNLTDEGVDVAVRIGELPDSSLQAIRVGSVRRVVCAAPAYLAQHGVPQAPEDLAAHTLVSASAVTPSPEWRFAVDGASRLVKVAPRMITTTNDSAIAAALGGFGLTRLMSYQVDAQVRSGGLQIVLAAFEPAALPVHLVHREGRHASHKARAFIDLAIERLRARLAAADQDDQRPDCSISR; from the coding sequence TTGGACAGATTGCATCTCATCAATGTCTTTGTGGCTGTGGTCGAGGCGAGCGGCTTTGCCGGTGCGGCGCGCAAGCTCAACATCTCGCCACCGGCGGTCACGCGGGCCATCGGCGAACTGGAGGCTCACCTGGGTGCGCGGCTGCTGACCCGAACCACCCGCGTCGTGCGCGTCACCGAAGCCGGTGCGCGCTATGTGGAGGATTGCCGCCGCATCCTGGCCGAGCTGGCCGAGGCCGATGAGTCGGTCATCGGCCTGCACGGCGCGCCGCGCGGTCGCTTGACCGTGACGGCGCCGATGCTGTTCGGTGCGCTGCACGTGACGCCGGTGGTGACCGAATTCCTGCAGCGCTATCCCGAGGTCACGGCCTCCTGCTGGTTTCTGGACCGGGTGGTGAATCTGACGGACGAGGGCGTGGATGTGGCGGTGCGCATCGGCGAGTTGCCGGACTCATCACTGCAGGCGATCCGTGTGGGCAGTGTGCGCCGGGTGGTCTGCGCCGCACCGGCCTATCTGGCGCAGCACGGAGTTCCTCAGGCACCGGAGGATCTGGCTGCACACACGCTGGTCTCGGCGAGCGCCGTGACGCCATCGCCGGAGTGGCGGTTTGCCGTGGACGGGGCGTCCCGGCTGGTGAAGGTGGCGCCGCGCATGATCACGACGACGAACGATTCGGCCATCGCCGCGGCGCTCGGCGGCTTCGGCCTGACACGGTTGATGTCCTACCAGGTCGACGCCCAGGTCCGCAGCGGCGGCCTTCAAATCGTGCTGGCGGCGTTCGAGCCGGCAGCGCTGCCGGTGCATCTGGTGCACCGGGAAGGCCGGCATGCCTCGCACAAGGCCCGGGCCTTCATCGACCTGGCCATCGAGCGCCTGCGGGCCCGGCTGGCGGCGGCTGACCAGGACGATCAGCGCCCCGACTGCTCCATCAGCAGATAG
- a CDS encoding MBL fold metallo-hydrolase, with protein MLINRIYASAKLLITLCLASLLPQPANAQALHAQQVAPQTWLVQGESALGSAANRNFISNAAFVVTDEGVLVVDALGSPALAQALLDEIRRITPQPVRHVVVTHYHADHIYGLQVFKAAGAQVIAQRDGQAYLYSETAALRLQASREELFPWIDEKTVLVPADRWLDGPTTLRLGGLDFLLQPAGPAHTPEDLVVYVPQLKVLLAGDLVFRGRVPFVGQADSGKWIGALDKLLGFDATVIVPGHGPVSHTAREDLQLTRDYLAYLRKTMGDAAREMEPFEEAYARTDWSRFAHLPLFGAANRINAYNTYLLMEQSGR; from the coding sequence ATGCTGATAAACCGTATTTATGCCTCGGCGAAGCTGCTGATCACGCTGTGCCTGGCCTCGCTGCTGCCCCAGCCGGCCAACGCCCAAGCGCTGCATGCGCAGCAGGTGGCGCCGCAGACCTGGCTGGTGCAGGGCGAGTCTGCGCTGGGTTCGGCGGCCAACCGCAACTTCATTTCCAATGCCGCCTTCGTCGTCACCGACGAGGGCGTGCTGGTGGTGGACGCGCTGGGCTCGCCGGCGCTGGCCCAGGCCCTGCTGGACGAGATCCGGCGTATCACGCCACAGCCGGTGCGCCATGTCGTGGTGACCCACTACCACGCCGACCACATCTACGGCCTGCAGGTCTTCAAGGCGGCTGGTGCCCAGGTGATTGCCCAGCGCGACGGGCAGGCCTATCTCTACTCCGAGACGGCCGCGCTGCGCCTGCAGGCCAGCCGCGAGGAGCTGTTCCCCTGGATCGACGAGAAGACCGTGCTGGTGCCCGCCGACCGTTGGCTGGATGGCCCGACCACGTTGCGGCTGGGCGGGCTGGACTTCCTGCTGCAGCCGGCCGGCCCGGCGCACACGCCGGAAGACCTGGTGGTCTACGTGCCGCAGCTGAAGGTCTTGCTGGCGGGCGACCTGGTGTTCCGCGGCCGCGTGCCCTTTGTCGGCCAGGCCGATAGCGGCAAGTGGATAGGCGCGCTGGACAAGCTGCTGGGCTTCGATGCCACGGTCATTGTTCCCGGTCATGGTCCGGTGTCGCACACAGCCCGTGAAGATCTGCAGCTGACCCGCGACTACCTGGCCTATCTGCGCAAGACCATGGGCGATGCAGCCCGCGAGATGGAACCCTTCGAGGAGGCCTACGCCCGCACCGACTGGTCGCGCTTTGCCCACCTGCCGCTGTTCGGCGCGGCCAACCGCATCAATGCCTACAACACCTATCTGCTGATGGAGCAGTCGGGGCGCTGA
- a CDS encoding cytochrome C produces the protein MIHWKALWPLLLAAAAGLCQAQDANLARNLAATCASCHGTAGIAKGEMKSLAGRQEQETLKLLADFRSGAQPATLMHQIVKGYTDEQLRLIARHFAALPAKP, from the coding sequence ATGATCCACTGGAAAGCACTTTGGCCCCTGCTCTTGGCCGCCGCAGCCGGCCTGTGCCAGGCGCAGGACGCGAACCTGGCGCGCAACCTCGCCGCCACCTGCGCCAGCTGCCATGGCACGGCCGGCATCGCCAAGGGCGAGATGAAATCGCTGGCCGGCCGCCAGGAGCAAGAGACCCTCAAGCTGCTGGCCGATTTCAGGAGCGGCGCCCAGCCGGCCACCCTCATGCACCAGATCGTCAAGGGCTATACCGACGAGCAGCTGCGCCTGATCGCCAGGCACTTTGCCGCCCTGCCGGCCAAACCCTGA
- a CDS encoding NAD(P)/FAD-dependent oxidoreductase produces the protein MQKHIIDRRQLLLGGLAMSSLSLGLSACASLGGGPSIGRVVVVGGGFGGATAARYLKLWGGNVDVTLVERQSAFVSCPLSNLVLGGHKRMADITRGYDGLKALGVKLLQGEVLAIDAAARTLRLADGSSLGYDRLILSPGVDFMVDGIAGLQTALDAGQVLHAWKAGPQTLALRQQLEAMPDGGVFAMSIPQLPYRCPPGPYERACMVASYLKQHKPRSKVLVLDANPEITSKKTLFERAFKQHYDGLLEYRPNAELKEVADGGKLAKLEFEDVKADVLNVIPPQRAADLALKAGVVNINQRWSGLNWLTMESTAVPFVHVLGDATFPGPAMPKSGHMANQQAKVAAAAIIQLLKGEAVNANPVVMNTCYSFVTAEEAVHVASVHQYDAADKTFKATPGSGGLSSAANAIEGRYALSWAENIWTDMLG, from the coding sequence ATGCAAAAGCACATCATCGATAGACGCCAGTTGCTGCTGGGCGGCCTGGCCATGAGCAGCCTCAGCCTCGGCCTGAGCGCCTGCGCCAGCCTGGGCGGCGGCCCCTCGATCGGCCGTGTGGTCGTGGTCGGCGGCGGCTTCGGCGGCGCCACTGCGGCACGTTATCTGAAGCTGTGGGGCGGCAATGTGGACGTGACCCTGGTCGAGCGCCAGTCCGCCTTCGTGTCCTGCCCGCTCTCCAATCTGGTGCTGGGCGGCCACAAGCGCATGGCCGACATCACCCGGGGCTACGACGGCCTGAAGGCGCTGGGCGTGAAGCTGCTGCAGGGCGAGGTGCTGGCCATCGATGCCGCCGCCAGGACCCTGCGCCTGGCCGACGGCAGCAGCCTGGGCTATGACCGGCTGATACTCTCGCCGGGGGTGGACTTCATGGTCGACGGCATTGCCGGCCTGCAGACCGCGCTCGACGCCGGCCAGGTCTTGCACGCCTGGAAGGCCGGCCCGCAGACCTTGGCGCTGCGCCAGCAGCTGGAGGCCATGCCCGATGGTGGCGTGTTCGCAATGAGCATCCCCCAGCTCCCCTACCGCTGCCCGCCCGGCCCCTACGAGCGCGCCTGCATGGTGGCCAGCTATCTGAAGCAGCACAAGCCCAGGTCCAAGGTGCTGGTGCTCGATGCCAACCCGGAGATCACCTCGAAGAAGACGCTGTTCGAGCGCGCCTTCAAGCAGCACTACGACGGCCTGCTCGAGTACCGCCCCAATGCCGAGCTGAAGGAGGTGGCCGACGGCGGCAAGCTGGCAAAGCTGGAGTTCGAGGACGTCAAGGCCGATGTGCTGAATGTGATTCCGCCGCAGCGCGCCGCCGATCTGGCGCTGAAGGCCGGCGTCGTCAACATCAACCAGCGCTGGAGCGGCTTGAACTGGCTGACGATGGAGTCCACGGCCGTGCCCTTTGTGCATGTGCTGGGCGACGCCACCTTCCCCGGCCCGGCCATGCCCAAGTCCGGCCATATGGCCAACCAGCAGGCCAAGGTGGCGGCCGCGGCCATCATCCAGTTGCTCAAGGGCGAGGCAGTCAACGCCAACCCGGTGGTGATGAACACCTGCTACAGCTTCGTCACCGCCGAGGAGGCGGTCCATGTGGCCTCGGTCCACCAGTACGACGCGGCCGACAAGACCTTCAAGGCCACGCCCGGCTCGGGTGGCTTGTCGTCGGCAGCGAATGCGATCGAAGGCCGCTACGCGCTGTCATGGGCCGAGAATATCTGGACGGACATGCTGGGGTGA
- a CDS encoding YeeE/YedE family protein: MALESLIESLGQAWALALGGASIGFVFGFFAQRSRFCLRSATIEFSRGLRGGKLTVWLFAFASALLCTQGLIALGWLDVSSARQLAARGSLSGAALGGALFGVGMILARGCSSRLLVLAAQGNLRSLLSGLVFAVTAQAAWTGALAPWREQISAWWTVEGGAARDLIAISGLGRNGALLFGAVWLLAAMRWARHQRVGFWGWAGAIMVGLSISAAWWFTGYVAAAGLEAQAAPVQSLSFTGPSAEVLSRVLFAPDKPPTFDLGLVPGVFLGALVAAALFGELKLEGFAGGASMRRYLIGAVLMGFGGMLAGGCAVGAGLSGAAVFTVTAWVTLSAMWAAAALTDYWVDQRAERLAPHERVAPLDQALPALQLKP; this comes from the coding sequence ATGGCGCTTGAGTCGCTGATCGAGTCACTGGGCCAGGCCTGGGCATTGGCCTTGGGCGGCGCCAGCATAGGCTTTGTGTTCGGCTTCTTCGCCCAGCGCTCGCGCTTTTGCCTGCGCTCGGCCACGATAGAGTTTTCGCGCGGGCTGCGGGGCGGCAAGCTGACGGTGTGGCTGTTCGCCTTTGCCTCCGCGCTGCTGTGCACCCAGGGCCTGATCGCGCTGGGCTGGCTGGACGTCAGTTCGGCCCGCCAGCTGGCGGCGCGGGGCAGCCTGTCGGGGGCGGCCTTGGGCGGCGCGCTGTTCGGCGTCGGCATGATTCTCGCGCGGGGCTGTTCCAGCCGCTTGCTGGTACTGGCGGCCCAGGGCAATCTGCGCTCGCTGCTGTCTGGGCTGGTGTTTGCCGTCACCGCCCAGGCCGCCTGGACCGGCGCGCTGGCGCCCTGGCGCGAGCAGATTTCGGCCTGGTGGACGGTGGAGGGCGGCGCGGCGCGTGACCTGATTGCCATCAGCGGCCTGGGCCGCAACGGCGCGCTGCTCTTCGGCGCGGTCTGGCTGCTGGCCGCCATGCGCTGGGCCCGGCACCAGCGCGTCGGCTTCTGGGGCTGGGCCGGCGCCATCATGGTCGGCCTGTCCATCAGCGCGGCCTGGTGGTTCACCGGCTACGTCGCCGCGGCCGGCCTGGAGGCCCAGGCCGCGCCGGTGCAGAGCCTGAGCTTCACCGGTCCCTCGGCCGAGGTGCTGAGCCGCGTGCTGTTCGCTCCGGACAAGCCGCCGACCTTCGATCTGGGCCTGGTGCCGGGCGTGTTCCTCGGGGCCTTGGTGGCCGCTGCCCTGTTCGGCGAGCTCAAGCTCGAGGGCTTTGCCGGCGGCGCCAGCATGCGCCGCTATCTCATTGGTGCGGTGCTGATGGGTTTTGGCGGCATGCTGGCGGGTGGTTGCGCGGTCGGGGCCGGGCTGTCGGGAGCGGCCGTGTTCACCGTCACGGCCTGGGTCACCTTGTCTGCGATGTGGGCCGCGGCTGCGCTGACCGACTACTGGGTGGACCAGCGCGCCGAGCGTCTTGCGCCGCACGAGCGGGTGGCGCCGCTGGACCAGGCCCTGCCGGCGCTACAGCTGAAGCCCTGA
- the soxB gene encoding thiosulfohydrolase SoxB produces MSLSKRDFLQVMAAASAAGMGLTRYADADAATAEQGLYELPHFGQVSFLHMTDCHAQLKPIHFREPSVNLGLAGMAGQSPHVVGERLLKSVGLRPGTALAHAFTYLDFERAARRYGKVGGFAHLATLVKRMKASRPGALLLDGGDTWQGSATALWTNAQDMVDACKLLGVDVMTGHWEFTYGMERVKEILDKDFKGRVDFVAQNVKTNDFGDPVFAPYVLREINGVKCAIIGQAFPYTPIANPRHMVADWAFGIQDENMQAMVNEARGKGAQVVVVLSHNGMDVDLKMASKVRGIDAILGGHTHDGVPVPVQVKNAGGVTLVTNAGSNSKFLGVLDFDVKDGRVADFRYKLLPIFSNMLAADPEMDALINKVRAPYEAKLAEKLAISDGLLYRRGNFNGSWDQLIVDALIEVQGADIAFSPGFRWGTSLLPGDVITRELMMDQLATTYSYATVTEMTGETIKTVLEDVCDNLFNPDPYYQQGGDMVRVGGLSYACEPGAAMGRRIQDMRLHGKPIAADKIYKVAGWAPVAEGAGSQPGTRMVWDVLEQWLKSKGRISARKINTPRLIGVGGNPGLAG; encoded by the coding sequence ATGAGCCTGAGCAAACGCGACTTTCTGCAGGTCATGGCCGCGGCCTCGGCGGCCGGCATGGGGCTGACCCGTTATGCCGACGCCGACGCCGCCACCGCCGAGCAGGGGCTTTACGAGCTGCCACACTTTGGCCAGGTGTCGTTTCTGCACATGACCGACTGCCATGCGCAGCTCAAGCCCATCCACTTTCGCGAGCCCAGCGTGAACCTGGGCCTGGCCGGCATGGCGGGCCAGAGCCCGCACGTGGTGGGCGAGCGCCTGCTCAAGAGCGTGGGCCTGCGGCCCGGCACGGCCCTGGCCCATGCCTTCACCTATCTCGATTTCGAGCGCGCCGCGCGCCGCTACGGCAAGGTCGGCGGCTTCGCCCATCTCGCCACCCTGGTCAAGCGCATGAAGGCCAGCCGCCCCGGCGCGCTGCTGCTGGACGGCGGCGACACCTGGCAGGGCTCGGCCACGGCGCTTTGGACGAATGCGCAGGACATGGTGGATGCCTGCAAGCTGCTGGGCGTGGATGTGATGACCGGCCACTGGGAGTTCACCTATGGCATGGAGCGGGTCAAGGAAATCCTGGACAAGGATTTCAAGGGACGCGTGGACTTCGTGGCCCAGAACGTCAAGACCAATGACTTTGGCGACCCGGTGTTCGCGCCCTATGTGCTGCGCGAGATCAATGGCGTCAAGTGCGCCATCATCGGCCAGGCTTTCCCCTACACGCCGATTGCCAACCCGCGCCATATGGTCGCCGACTGGGCCTTCGGCATCCAGGACGAGAATATGCAGGCCATGGTCAACGAGGCTCGTGGCAAGGGCGCCCAGGTCGTGGTCGTGCTGTCGCACAACGGCATGGATGTGGACCTGAAGATGGCATCAAAGGTGCGCGGCATCGATGCCATCCTGGGCGGCCACACCCACGACGGCGTACCGGTGCCGGTGCAGGTGAAGAACGCCGGCGGCGTGACCCTGGTGACGAACGCCGGCAGCAACAGCAAATTCCTCGGCGTGCTCGACTTCGACGTCAAGGACGGCCGCGTGGCTGACTTCCGCTACAAGCTGCTGCCCATCTTCTCGAACATGCTGGCCGCAGACCCGGAGATGGACGCGCTGATCAACAAGGTGCGCGCGCCCTATGAGGCCAAGCTCGCCGAGAAGCTGGCCATCAGCGACGGCCTGCTCTACCGCCGCGGCAATTTCAATGGCAGCTGGGACCAGCTGATCGTCGATGCGCTGATCGAGGTGCAGGGCGCCGACATCGCCTTCTCGCCGGGCTTCCGCTGGGGCACCAGCCTCTTGCCCGGCGACGTCATCACCCGCGAGCTGATGATGGACCAGCTCGCCACCACCTACAGCTATGCCACCGTCACCGAGATGACCGGCGAGACCATCAAGACGGTGCTGGAAGACGTCTGCGACAACCTGTTCAATCCTGACCCCTATTACCAACAGGGCGGTGACATGGTGCGTGTGGGCGGCCTGAGCTATGCCTGCGAGCCCGGCGCGGCGATGGGCAGGCGCATCCAGGACATGCGCCTGCATGGCAAGCCGATCGCCGCTGACAAGATCTACAAGGTGGCCGGCTGGGCGCCGGTGGCCGAGGGCGCCGGCAGCCAGCCGGGCACCCGCATGGTCTGGGACGTACTGGAGCAGTGGCTCAAGTCCAAGGGGCGCATCAGCGCGCGCAAGATCAACACGCCGCGTCTGATCGGCGTGGGCGGCAATCCGGGCCTGGCGGGCTGA
- the soxX gene encoding sulfur oxidation c-type cytochrome SoxX produces the protein MKKSLILLAVAATVVIVAGCASLPSPAELDAQALAMLKSSFRDEGIASTRRLEQDLGQRACSSDQPPPVAVAKQIESEALASVKWPANGQYLGDWREGEKLAQNGRGMTWTDKSSATSANGASCYNCHQISKEEVSFGTIGPSLYNYGKIRGVKNAADPAHAVIVQYTWGKLWNSKAYNACSNMPRFGHAALLDEDQLRHLMALLLDPKSPVNQ, from the coding sequence ATGAAGAAATCCCTTATTCTGCTGGCCGTCGCCGCCACGGTTGTGATCGTTGCGGGCTGCGCCAGCCTGCCCAGCCCGGCCGAGCTCGATGCCCAGGCGCTGGCGATGCTGAAGTCTTCGTTCCGCGACGAGGGCATTGCCAGCACCCGTCGGCTGGAGCAGGACCTCGGCCAGCGTGCCTGCTCGTCGGATCAGCCGCCACCCGTGGCCGTGGCCAAGCAGATCGAATCCGAAGCCCTGGCCTCGGTCAAGTGGCCGGCCAACGGCCAGTATCTGGGCGATTGGCGCGAGGGCGAGAAGCTGGCCCAGAACGGCCGCGGCATGACCTGGACCGACAAGTCGTCCGCCACCAGCGCCAACGGCGCCAGCTGCTACAACTGCCACCAGATCAGCAAGGAAGAAGTGTCCTTCGGCACCATAGGCCCCAGCCTCTACAACTACGGCAAGATCCGCGGCGTCAAGAATGCGGCCGATCCGGCCCATGCCGTCATCGTTCAGTACACCTGGGGCAAGCTGTGGAACTCCAAGGCCTATAACGCCTGTTCCAATATGCCGCGCTTCGGTCACGCGGCCCTGCTCGACGAGGACCAGCTGCGCCATCTGATGGCCCTGCTGCTGGACCCGAAGTCACCGGTCAATCAATAA